The following is a genomic window from Chloracidobacterium sp..
TTTGAGCAGATGTTCGGTGAGGCAAGCAGCTTCTTGAGGGCGTCGGCAAGGTCAGAACCGCCTGCGTAAGCGGGCGGCCAGTTCGAGTCAGAACCGCCTGCGTAAGCGGGCGGCCAGTTCGATGATATTGAATCACCTACTGCAAACTGACCCGCCGCTGACGCAGCGGGTTCTGACATCGGCCGGTGGTACTTCGGCGCCTCGTCAGTTAAGGCGAGTACGGGCAGGTCGGCTTCAAGTTCGCCGTTATGGAATATCTTTAGCCGGCCGCCCTCGACCACCTTGCCGATAACGACCGCATCGAGATCCCATTTGTTGAATATCTCGACGACCTCTTTTTCGCGTCCCGTCTTTGCCACGATCAGCATCCGCTCCTGCGACTCGGACAGCATCATCTCGTACGCGGTCATTCCGGTCTCACGCTGCGGCACCCGCGTAAGGTCAAGCTCAAGGCCCGTGCCTGCACGCGCGGCCATCTCGACCGAGGAGCTTGTAAGCCCGGCCGCACCCATATCCTGTATGCCTTCGACGGCACCGGAGCGCATCGCTTCGAGACAGGCTTCGAGAAGGAGCTTTTCAAGAAAAGGGTCGCCTACCTGTACGGTCGGCCGCTTTTCCAATGCATCATCATCGAACTCGGCGGAAGCCATAGTGGCGCCGTGAATGCCGTCCCGGCCCGTTTTTGCACCGGCATAGAGCACAGGGTTGCCGATGCCTGTCGCTTTGCCAAAGAAGATCTGATCTTTACGCACGAGTCCGAGAGCAAAGGCGTTAACGAGCGGATTGAGGCTGTATGACGGATCGAAAACGACCTCGCCGCCCACGGTCGGCACGCCAAAGCAGTTGCCGTAATGGCCGATGCCCGAGACGCAGCCCTTGAGGATGGAACGATTCCGATTGACGGACCGGGTCGAGAGCTTCTCCCGTTCCCCGTCTCCTGCCGCTTGTTCCGCAATGATCGGCCCGAAACGGAGCGAGTTCATCGCGGCAACCGGCCTTGCTCCCATCGTGAAAATATCGCGCAGGATGCCTCCGACGCCCGTAGCCGCACCTTGGAACGGCTCGATAAAAGACGGATGATTGTGCGACTCGACCTTGAACGCAATGCACCAATCATCGCCGATATCGACGACGCCGGCATTCTCGCCCGGCGGTACGATCACGCGTTCGCCGCTCGTCGGCAGGCGCTTAAGGTGAACGCGCGACGATTTATAGGAGCAGTGCTCCGACCACATAACGCTGAAGATGCCGAGTTCGGTAAGATTCGGCTCGCGTTCCAGAGAGCCTACGATCCTTTGGTATTCTTCCGTTGAAAGACCGTGCTGATCGATGACATCCGGCGTGATCTTTATTGCATGCATGGTAAGTCGAGAACCCGTACGTTCAATGAAACGAGTATTTTACCGACAATTGCCGGCGATGTCGATGGTGGATGCGGCAGCGGCGTTATTTGAACATATAGAAGACAGGCTTGCCGACGTAGCGATGCACGACCTTTCGAAACGCGTCAGGCTTTGAATTGCCTCGCAGGAAAGGGCCTTTTGGAGACAGTTCTTTGCTCAACTCTGCAAAATTCTTCTCACGCTCGTCGTACTGCTCTTGGCCGCGATACCGCGTTATGAGGATGATGTCGAACGCACCGTCCGCAGGAGCCGTAACATCAATATATTCGAAAGAATCGATCATCCCGCGTTTGAACGCCGCGTCGCGATAAAGCCGCCAGTTATTCTCATAGTAATAACGAACTTCGTCGCGTTTGCCGTTGAGCACCTTCACGAACTCCATCTCTTCGATGATGCCCATGTCCGAAGGCGGCGCGGCAAGCAGCCGGTCGAGGTATTCCTTTAGGGTCTCGTAGCGGAATTTGCCCATCCGCTGATAGAACATCTTGCCGTCCGGTGCGATCAGTACGGTCATCGGCAAGGCGCCGGTCCAGTCGGGTGAAACGCTCTTGTACGCCGCAGTCTCATCCTTTGTATGCAAAAGATAGACCGGCATCTGTGCCTTGACCAAGGTCAGGAATTTCTGCACATCGCCGTCTATCTCAGAAAGATAGTCGAGCGAGACGGCACGGATATCAACGCGGTCGCGGTAGTATTTGTCGATCTTTACAAGGTCCGGAAATTCATCGCGGCACGGCTCGCACCACGTCGCCCAAAAATTGATCAGCACAGGTTTGCCGCTCGGCTTGAGCAATTCCTGCAATTGAGCGCTGTCGATCACGGTTACTGGAACTCGCGGAGATGTCTGTGAAAATGAGTTCGATATGAGAACGAGAACGGCAAATGCCCACGATATACGAGTGAATTTCATCTCTTTCAAAAGCCGGCCGAACAGGCACGACAGCCGGCTTTTGATGTGCAAGGGCCAAAACTAGCCAAGCCGTATCATCGGCAGCCGACGTTACTAATAACGTAGCGCATTTGCTATAGCTCTTTCGAGTACCATGTCCTTTCCGGCGCGAATGTCAGCCGGCGTCGGCTCGATAAGGACGTTCGGCGTGATACCAACGCCTTCAAACTCAGTTCCGTCGGGAAAGTACGCTCGTTTTGCCCCAACACGGAAGTTTATTCCATTCTCGAATGCGTATAGGTACGGCTGCCCCGTGCTTCCCTCGGTAGGCAAGCCATACACCTCGGCCCTGCCGCTGGTCTTGAGAGGCATCACGAAGTCCTCGCACGCCGACGCGCATCCCGAATCGGTCAGTACGATGACGCGCCCCTTGAAGAGCGGATGGTCGGGAAGGTTTCGTTTATTCGCAAAGCGGACCTCGACACGCTCGAGTGAGGAGCCGATATCGATCACGTTCTTTAATTCTGCATCCCGAGATTCTGGTGGAACGAGGCTCGCAAGCTGGCTGTAAGCTCCGAAAGAACCCACGTTCGCACTCGATGCCTCGACCCAATCGTAATACGGCCGATCCATCAAGGCAGCGATCAGCTTTGCCGGGGTCGACCCGCCTCCATTTCCGCGAACATCGATAATGAACGCCTTTGCCGAGGCATTGGCCCGAATGAAATCCACGGCCTTCTGCTCGTATTTCGCGTCACCGAACGATGGGATGTTTAAGAGGGCGATACCGCCGTCAAGCAATTTTCCCTGCGTCTCGTCCACGAAAGCAGGCCACGTGAGCTTCTGTGTATAGCGATCGACCGTCAACTTCCGTCCGCTGACCGTCAGTTCGAACCGTTTCGGGAACAGGTATGGACGGTAGAAGAAACCATGCAGCCGCGCCGCCTCACTTGATCCTGTTACGTATTTCTCATTCTCCTTGAAGAACTGTGAGAACGGCTTACCGTCGATCGCCTGCAACTCATCGCCCGCCCGGATATCGCTGTTCGCAGAGAGGTTGACAATGAACTTCCCGTCGGGCATCTTTCTCGCCTCGAAACCGACCGGCTTCGGGTCGGACCGGTCCAACCAAGGGTCGTTGTAGGTCGTGTGGCCATTCTTTAATGCGGCGATGAACTCCATGGCAGCGAAGTCGAACTCCCGCCGGTCGTCCGAGGCCGCGATCCGGTCGATGAAATGCTTGTAGATCGCATCGAGGCCGAGGTCGGGCACGGCCTTCCAATGTGCAAAATACATCTGTACGCTTTCGTACATCTTCGACGCCATCCAAATGCGATCCTTCAGCGGAAGCGTCGCCGGGGCAGTCGCCTTCGTGTCTTGGGCAAAATGAACTGTACTTAGCAGCAAAAGAGTTATGAGGGAGCTAAGAACGGCAATGATCTTTGATCGGCTACGGGTCTGCATCAATATTGGGCCTCCAATTTAGAAAATTTAGCGTAGATCTAGGCTAAGAAAAGGAAACACCGCCGATCAGCGATCTGTGACACGAAGCAAACCGCGAATGGTAACTGAATGAAGGCCGCCTGTCACGAACGACTAATTTCCCGGAACATAAACAGCGTTGTTCGCAATTCTAGCTAAAGATCCTCGGAAGCCTGCGGCCCAAATTCTTTGGCAGTATCAACTCCATCGCGTCGTCCACCGTAACGATACCCGCAATGTCGCCGTCATCATCGATCACAGGCAAAGCAAGCAGATTGTATTCGGCTATCGCCTGTGCCGCTTCCTCGGCAGATTCATGCGGGTTCGCAAAGCGGAAATCGACACGCATCACATCTTCGAGCTTCTTTGTCGGGTCGGCAAGTATCAGAGAACGGAGCGAGATAAGGCCGCAGATCTTTCGCGAGCCTTCCTTCTCGACGATGTACAGGTAGTAGATCATGTTCGGTGTCTCTGCCATCTCGCGTAATGAGCGGATCGCTTCGCCGACCGTCAGATCGCGCGGAAAGGTAACGAATTCGGTGGTCATCAATCCGCCGATCGTGTCGTGCTCATACGCCATCAGCGCGGCAACATCCGCCTTTTCATGATCCTCCATCAAGGCAAACAACTGCTCCGATTTTTCGTCATCCATCTCGTCAAGCACATCGACCGCGTCGTCAGGCGACATCTCTTCGAGAATATCGGCGGCACGCTCCTCATCCATTTCCTCGAGGATGCGTGCCTGAGCCTCGGTTGACATCTCTTCGAGCGTGTCAGCGGCGATGTCATCGTCGAGGCTTTCGACAACCTCTGTGCGGTGTATCGGTGAGAGCGTTTCCGCAAGTTGTGCGATCTCAACGGGATGCAGGCGTGAGAGCTTGTCCTTGGATGATTTGAGCTGTACGGTGGCCGTCGCTGTGTCGGTCGCAAGGTAGCCGACATCGGCCCAATCAATAACTTCGACCGGACGAGCACTGCCGAAAAAACCTTGCGGCATCAAGCGGCGAACAAAGCCCTGCAGGCTCACATCAGCACCCGACACGCGCCAACCGCTGCCCGTTTCGATCAACTGTACATCGTTGACGCGAACAACCCGCTTACCGTCAACGTCGATAAGCTGATTGTCGAGAACGTCCTTGATAAGCAGCACTTCGCCATCGTGGCGCTTGAACGGCGTAAGGTCGAGCACCGTCGTCGTCATGCGGACGCCGTGCGGGCCTAGATCCGTAAAATTACCGCTCGGCATAAAGAAATTCCGCCGGCGATAGCGTGCCACGATGCCTACCACAGGCGGATAATCCTCGTCCCCGTACCGCACAACGACATCTCGGATGGCTGCGATCTTCTCGTTCCGCGCATCCGTGATCGGCCTGTTGAGTATCTGCGATACGTACAGCATATAAACGAAACTTTAACTCAAAATCGGTCGCGTCGCTAACGATCGGCGGTGTGTCGAACGCTCAATATTCGCCGGTGGTATAAAAATAGTTAAAACATCTTTAGTTTTGTGGAACAAATGATGTCTTAGGTCTTTGTATAAGATTAGGCGGTAAGGCAAGCCGAATGGCGCACCGAGCCGTGCAGATACCCGTCCGTTCGTAAACCGACCAAATGAAAGCAACCTACTTCACACTTCTGACGTTCTGCCTCCTCGGCAGCCAATCCTACGCACAAAACCTTCCTCGATTCTTCGACAATTTTGACACCGCACGCGGTGTTCAGGTTTACCGGCCCGAAACGGCCGCGGCGGTAACTGCCAAACAAAAGACGGTCAAATCCAAGAAGCCGCTTGTAAAAAGGACCGTCCAATCACGGCCGCAAATGGCTGTTTATGAGGGCTTTGCAAAGCCGCACGACCTTATCGCATCTAATCGCGCCCGGTTGACGATGAGTGCATCCAAGGATATGAAAGGCTTTACAACCGGCGACCTCACGATCGATTCTTACATAGTCGAATCCAGCCGAAGATACGGAATCGACCCGCTGCTTATCTACTCACAGATGCATCAGGAATCGTCGTTCAAGCTGAAGGCGACCTCGTACAAAGGCGCCAGCGGCCTTATGCAGTTGATGCCGGCAACGGCGCGCCGCCTCGGCGTAACGAACATTTATGATCCAAAGCAGAACATCGAGGGCGGCGTGAAGTATATGCGGATGCTGCTCGATATGTTCGGACAGGATATAACGCTGGCTCTTGCGGGTTATAATGCCGGTGAAGGCGCGGTAATGAAATACGGCAACACGATACCGCCGTACAGCGAGACGCGCGAATACGTCCGCAGAATTACGAGCCGATACGCTTCGATCTCGGACGGTACGTTCGCGCGAAACTATCGACGTGTAAATAATGCGACCGCCGCAAAGCTCGAAAAGAAGCCGACGCTTGAATTGTCCTTTAGGCAGGATGCCGTCGCGATCCGCCTTGCGGATGGCAGGATGCGGCTCGTTAATCAATAGTTTTCAGATCCGCTGCGAAAAGGTCGTTGCTGCCTTTTCGACGGAACAGACTTCCACCGAGCAAAGAGCAACTCTCTTCTCCATTCGTCGAAAGACATGCGGCCGGTTGCGTTGACCGGCCGCGTTTTTGTGCGTCGGGTGTGGATAATCGATGTCTTTTGGGGAATAATACAGCGGATATGTTCTGTGAGAATTGCGGACAAGAAAATTCCGACACCGCAAAGTTCTGTCGAAAGTGCGGTGCAGGCATAGACGAGACAGAAACGCGTGTTGCTTCGCGCGGCGAAGCGCCGATGATGTCTGCTCTCGGCACGCCGCCCGCGACGGAGCGTGTCGAACCGGTTGATGACGCTGACCATCATCACGAGGAGCAGAAGATATTCTCGATCTCGCCGACGCTGGTCTTTGTAAAAGCGGGCTATGTGCTCGCGGCGGTCGGTGCGTTGATTTTTGTGGGCCTTGCAAGTGCTCTGTTCTCGGGTGTCGCGTCATGGATCCTTGTTGCTCTGGGCTTGCTGTTATTCCTGATCCCGGCGATCTATCATATAAAGCAACGGCTGATCCGCTATACGCTGACCGAGAACAAGATCGAGATCGACAGCGGCTTGATAGCACGCACGACGCGTAACATCCCGCTTCGTCGGATCCAGGATGTTACCGTGCAGACAACGATCCTCCAGCGTCTTGTAGGCTTTGGCGACCTCTCGATCGACAATGCAAGCGAGCAGGGCGGCACTATCATTTTGAAGAATATAAATTCGCCCCAAAAATACGCCGATGCACTTCTCAAGCAGATGCGAAGATTGGAGCGTTGAAACACTTTTTACCAGGCGGCTTTGACCAATGGCAACTTTTTTTATTACCGGCGGTGCGGGATTTATCGGCTCGGCGTTCGTGCGTCAGATGCTTGAGAAGAGCGATGCCGAGGTCGTGGTGTACGACCTGCTGACCTACGCCGGCAACCTCGAAAATCTCGCTGACCTTAATACTTCACGCTGCACCTTTGTAAAAGGCGATATTTGCGACCGTGAAGCGGTACTGGCCGCCTTGCCTGACGGCTGTGAGGCGATCTTTAATTTCGCTGCCGAATCGCATGTCGATCGCAGCATTCATTCGGCAGACGAATTTTTGCGGACTAATATAATCGGCACTCAGGTCCTGCTCGATGCATCGCGCGAGAGGAAGGTGAGGCGTTTCGTTCAAGTTTCGACAGATGAGGTAATGGGCTCACTGCCGGATGACAGCGGCGAACTGTTCACTGAGGCTTCACGTTTACAGCCTAATTCGCCGTATGCCGCGTCGAAGGCGGCGGCGGAGTTCATTGTGCGGGCCGCACGCGAGACGCACGGCGTTGACGCAGTTGTAACACGCTGCGGCAACAATTACGGCCCGCGGCAGTTTCCAGAAAAGCTAATTCCGCTGATGATAGCCAACGCCCTCAATGACATTCCGCTGCCGGTTTACGGCGACGGCAGGAATGTGCGCGATTGGATCTATGTGGACGATCATTGCTCAGCCATTTGGGCCGCGTATGAACGAGGCCGCGACGGCACCGCATACAATATCGGAGCACGTAACGAGCAGTACAATATCGACGTTGTAAAAGCTATATTGGACGCACTTGGCAAGCCGCATTCGCTTATCGAATATGTTACGGACAGGCTGGGCCACGACCGCCGATATGCTATCGACCCGACACTCGCCGAAACCGAGCTCGGTTGGACGCCTGCCGTCAGTTGGACGGAAGGACTCGGCCGAACGATCGAATGGTACTTGGCGAACCGTGAATGGGTTGAGCGGATCCGCAGCGGCGAATATCGCAGCTATTACCAGAAAATGTACGGGGCACGCTGAGTGAGAGTTCTGATCACGGGAGCGAACGGAATGGTTGCAAAGGCAATGGCTGACCATTGCTTCCGCGCGGGCGACGAGGTCGTTGCCCTGCCGCGCGCCGAGCTTGATATCACTGACAGTAAGCAGGCCCGCGGTACGATAGCGGATGTGCGGCCCGATGTTGTTGTGAACTGTGCCGCCTATACTGATGTTGACGGTGCGGAAAATGAGCAGGAGAAATGCTTTGCCGTCAACGCGTTTGGCCCCGAGAATTTGGCGGCTGCGTGTCGGGATATTGATGCTCTTCTTATAACCATCTCGACCGATTTCGTCTTTGACGGAAGCTTCGACGGTTTCTATACCCAGCGTCATACGCCGGCACCGGCGAGCGTTTATGCGCGGTCGAAACTCGAAGGCGAACTCCGTGTGCGTGCTGCGAATGCCCGCGCCATTATTGTGCGTTCCGGCTGGATCTACGGTACGGGCGGCACGAACTTCCTGAGCGTGATGCCTGAGCTGCTTGAGGCAGGGAAAACGATAAAAGCGATCAGTAACGCTTACGGAACGCCGACCTACGCGGCCGATCTTGCTCGGCGTATTCGTGAACTTGCCGTGCTCGATCTTCCGTGCATCTTTCACGTAACTAACGCCGGCAGCGGCACGACCTATGAGGGGTTTGCCCGCGAGGTGTGCCGCATCGGCGGCTTTGACGTATCGCTGATCGAGAGCGTTTCGAAAGACTCCCTGCGCCGTCCTGCCGCACGGCCTGACAGCTCAAAGATGGCGTGTTTATTCTCGGAAAGGTTCGGCCTCGGCCCGATGCCGGATTGGATCGAGGCACTTGAACGTTTCATCGGCGGTTAAGAGATCCTTTCTTCTTCAACAGCTTCGTCCATAATAGGCGTCATATCATCGGCACTGCTTCGATGATAATAATCGTAGTAGCCGCTGCCATAATAGTCGTAATCGGTCGAACCTGCCTTAACGCCGTTGAGCACCACGCCATAGACCCTCGCTCCGATATGGCTGAGCCGCTTCTTGAACTGCCTCAATAGGTGCAGCGAGCTCTTGCCGGCCATTGCTACGAGTACCACGCCGTCAACGATCGTCGAGAGAATGGCCGCATCAGTGAAGGATAACGCCGGTGGCGAGTCGATAATGACGTGTTTATACCGCCCGCGTAGGAACTGCAAAAGGTTGCGCATTTCATCCGAGGACAACAGTTCCGCCGGATTTGGCGGTATCGGGCCGCTTGTAATGATCTTGAGACGCGGCAGTTCCGGATGCACCTTGATGAGATTTTCTGTCGAACGCTCGCCCGACAAGTAGTTCGTAAGGCCGTGTGAGTTCGCCAAATTGAAATATGAATGCAGCCGCGGACGACGCAGATCACAGTCGATGATGATAACTTCGGCGTCGCCCTGCGCGAGTGTGATCGCGGTGTTTACGGCGGTCGTCGTCTTGCCTTCAGATGGCTGTGCCGAGGTTACAAGTATTGTCTGCGGGGGCTTGCCCGCTGATGAGAAAAGGAGGCTTGTTCGAAGATGCCGATACGCCTCGGCGGTCGGCGAATTGCGCTCTTCAAGCGTCGCAATGGTCAAGGCATTCCCGTTCTTGAGTTCAAGAGCGGCCTGTGAACCCTTCGATCCTGCACGATGAGGTATCAGCCCGAGTGTCGGCAGTCCGAGGTGGCGCCCGATGTCATCCGAGGTGCGTACTGAATCATCGAGGTAATCCAGCAGGAATGCGAGGCCGATGCCCATTGCAAGCGATGCGAGCATCGCGATCAGGATATTGCGAACACGCTGCGGGCCGACAGGTGCCTGCGGTACTGCGGCCATATTCGAGATCTTTATATTGTTGGGCCTGCCGCCGGTCAGCGTCAGCTCGA
Proteins encoded in this region:
- a CDS encoding TlpA family protein disulfide reductase, producing the protein MKFTRISWAFAVLVLISNSFSQTSPRVPVTVIDSAQLQELLKPSGKPVLINFWATWCEPCRDEFPDLVKIDKYYRDRVDIRAVSLDYLSEIDGDVQKFLTLVKAQMPVYLLHTKDETAAYKSVSPDWTGALPMTVLIAPDGKMFYQRMGKFRYETLKEYLDRLLAAPPSDMGIIEEMEFVKVLNGKRDEVRYYYENNWRLYRDAAFKRGMIDSFEYIDVTAPADGAFDIILITRYRGQEQYDEREKNFAELSKELSPKGPFLRGNSKPDAFRKVVHRYVGKPVFYMFK
- the purL gene encoding phosphoribosylformylglycinamidine synthase subunit PurL encodes the protein MHAIKITPDVIDQHGLSTEEYQRIVGSLEREPNLTELGIFSVMWSEHCSYKSSRVHLKRLPTSGERVIVPPGENAGVVDIGDDWCIAFKVESHNHPSFIEPFQGAATGVGGILRDIFTMGARPVAAMNSLRFGPIIAEQAAGDGEREKLSTRSVNRNRSILKGCVSGIGHYGNCFGVPTVGGEVVFDPSYSLNPLVNAFALGLVRKDQIFFGKATGIGNPVLYAGAKTGRDGIHGATMASAEFDDDALEKRPTVQVGDPFLEKLLLEACLEAMRSGAVEGIQDMGAAGLTSSSVEMAARAGTGLELDLTRVPQRETGMTAYEMMLSESQERMLIVAKTGREKEVVEIFNKWDLDAVVIGKVVEGGRLKIFHNGELEADLPVLALTDEAPKYHRPMSEPAASAAGQFAVGDSISSNWPPAYAGGSDSNWPPAYAGGSDLADALKKLLASPNICSKHWVYEQYDSMVRTNTAVLPGADAAVIRIKETRRSIAMCLDGSGKFVAIDPRMGAKLAVAEAARNVACVGAKPIAVTNCLNFASPERPEVMRSFSDVIDGMAEACTAFDTPVVSGNVSFYNETDGRGILPTPVIGMVGLIENTGSIITQGFKNEGDLIALLGVTRDDLAASEYAQTVLGLSTEQIIANGICPQVDLEDEVKLQNVLCELAAAGLVASAHDCSDGGLAVAIAESCFSSLNRKAVGAKIELAGGGLSDAALLFGETPSRVVISFAAENLDNVKGVVGDVPFEVIGKVRGDTLSIDVGGRNAVDMPISEFESTWKGSFGTILDQ
- a CDS encoding magnesium transporter produces the protein MLYVSQILNRPITDARNEKIAAIRDVVVRYGDEDYPPVVGIVARYRRRNFFMPSGNFTDLGPHGVRMTTTVLDLTPFKRHDGEVLLIKDVLDNQLIDVDGKRVVRVNDVQLIETGSGWRVSGADVSLQGFVRRLMPQGFFGSARPVEVIDWADVGYLATDTATATVQLKSSKDKLSRLHPVEIAQLAETLSPIHRTEVVESLDDDIAADTLEEMSTEAQARILEEMDEERAADILEEMSPDDAVDVLDEMDDEKSEQLFALMEDHEKADVAALMAYEHDTIGGLMTTEFVTFPRDLTVGEAIRSLREMAETPNMIYYLYIVEKEGSRKICGLISLRSLILADPTKKLEDVMRVDFRFANPHESAEEAAQAIAEYNLLALPVIDDDGDIAGIVTVDDAMELILPKNLGRRLPRIFS
- the rfbB gene encoding dTDP-glucose 4,6-dehydratase, yielding MATFFITGGAGFIGSAFVRQMLEKSDAEVVVYDLLTYAGNLENLADLNTSRCTFVKGDICDREAVLAALPDGCEAIFNFAAESHVDRSIHSADEFLRTNIIGTQVLLDASRERKVRRFVQVSTDEVMGSLPDDSGELFTEASRLQPNSPYAASKAAAEFIVRAARETHGVDAVVTRCGNNYGPRQFPEKLIPLMIANALNDIPLPVYGDGRNVRDWIYVDDHCSAIWAAYERGRDGTAYNIGARNEQYNIDVVKAILDALGKPHSLIEYVTDRLGHDRRYAIDPTLAETELGWTPAVSWTEGLGRTIEWYLANREWVERIRSGEYRSYYQKMYGAR
- a CDS encoding lytic transglycosylase domain-containing protein produces the protein MKATYFTLLTFCLLGSQSYAQNLPRFFDNFDTARGVQVYRPETAAAVTAKQKTVKSKKPLVKRTVQSRPQMAVYEGFAKPHDLIASNRARLTMSASKDMKGFTTGDLTIDSYIVESSRRYGIDPLLIYSQMHQESSFKLKATSYKGASGLMQLMPATARRLGVTNIYDPKQNIEGGVKYMRMLLDMFGQDITLALAGYNAGEGAVMKYGNTIPPYSETREYVRRITSRYASISDGTFARNYRRVNNATAAKLEKKPTLELSFRQDAVAIRLADGRMRLVNQ
- the rfbD gene encoding dTDP-4-dehydrorhamnose reductase, encoding MRVLITGANGMVAKAMADHCFRAGDEVVALPRAELDITDSKQARGTIADVRPDVVVNCAAYTDVDGAENEQEKCFAVNAFGPENLAAACRDIDALLITISTDFVFDGSFDGFYTQRHTPAPASVYARSKLEGELRVRAANARAIIVRSGWIYGTGGTNFLSVMPELLEAGKTIKAISNAYGTPTYAADLARRIRELAVLDLPCIFHVTNAGSGTTYEGFAREVCRIGGFDVSLIESVSKDSLRRPAARPDSSKMACLFSERFGLGPMPDWIEALERFIGG
- a CDS encoding PH domain-containing protein; translated protein: MFCENCGQENSDTAKFCRKCGAGIDETETRVASRGEAPMMSALGTPPATERVEPVDDADHHHEEQKIFSISPTLVFVKAGYVLAAVGALIFVGLASALFSGVASWILVALGLLLFLIPAIYHIKQRLIRYTLTENKIEIDSGLIARTTRNIPLRRIQDVTVQTTILQRLVGFGDLSIDNASEQGGTIILKNINSPQKYADALLKQMRRLER